A region of Bacillus rossius redtenbacheri isolate Brsri chromosome 2, Brsri_v3, whole genome shotgun sequence DNA encodes the following proteins:
- the LOC134529645 gene encoding endocuticle structural glycoprotein SgAbd-2-like, with protein MKLVILSVLCSVAVSQKYNYNYNPASLREVPILAYNNEVNPDGSYRWNYETGNGIAAQEQGYLKNPGQKDLEAQVAEGSFSYTGPDGVVYSVSYVADEYGFRPQGAHLPTPPPIPEAILRSLRLQ; from the exons ATGAAGCTG GTAATTCTCAGTGTGCTGTGCTCCGTGGCAGTGAGCCAGAAATACAACTACAACTACAACCCAGCCAGCCTCAGGGAAGTTCCCATCTTGGCCTACAACAACGAAGTGAACCCTGACGGCTCGTACAGATGGAA CTACGAGACGGGCAACGGCATCGCGGCGCAGGAGCAGGGCTACCTGAAGAACCCCGGCCAGAAGGACCTGGAGGCGCAGGTGGCCGAGGGCTCCTTCTCGTACACGGGGCCCGACGGGGTCGTCTACTCCGTCAGCTACGTGGCCGACGAGTACGGCTTCCGGCCGCAGGGCGCCCACCTGCCCACCCCGCCGCCCATCCCGGAGGCCATCCTGCGCTCGCTGCGGCTGCAGTGA